One window of the Vigna radiata var. radiata cultivar VC1973A chromosome 1, Vradiata_ver6, whole genome shotgun sequence genome contains the following:
- the LOC106764306 gene encoding protein SRC2, producing the protein MGSRYEVEVKLSSARGLKNVNWRNGANRPYVVVWVDPSNKLSTHVDENGDTDANWDQTLVVPLPPKPLEDQTLYIDVVHAVKEEEDTKPLIGSARLKLSEILADAGMGERVSRTLTLKRPSGRPQGKVEVSVTIREPHYPPPGGYPAPGYGVRDYSPAPQGYGYSPYGAPPQDAYYSAAPPSGYPYNAPTQGYGAPPQGYGAPQQGYGAPPQSGYGYNAPPQTASYGQGSAYGYAPKEEKKKSKFGGMGAGLAVGAVAGVLGGVALVEGAEYLEDKIAEDAAQKVEEDLGYDGDDF; encoded by the coding sequence ATGGGTTCTCGCTACGAGGTGGAAGTGAAACTCTCATCGGCGCGCGGATTGAAGAACGTGAACTGGCGCAACGGCGCAAACCGCCCGTACGTCGTCGTTTGGGTGGACCCCAGCAACAAGCTCTCCACCCACGTGGACGAGAACGGCGACACCGATGCCAATTGGGATCAGACGCTCGTAGTTCCGTTACCGCCGAAGCCCCTCGAAGATCAAACGCTCTACATCGACGTCGTTCACGCCGTCAAGGAGGAAGAAGACACCAAGCCGCTCATCGGCTCGGCTCGGCTCAAGCTCTCTGAGATTCTCGCCGACGCCGGAATGGGCGAGCGCGTGAGCCGCACTCTCACCCTCAAGCGTCCATCTGGCAGACCACAAGGGAAGGTCGAGGTTAGCGTGACCATCAGAGAGCCCCACTATCCCCCACCCGGTGGTTACCCCGCACCGGGTTACGGTGTGAGGGATTATTCTCCTGCTCCGCAGGGATACGGGTACTCTCCCTACGGTGCTCCGCCCCAGGACGCCTATTACTCCGCGGCGCCGCCCAGTGGGTATCCTTACAATGCGCCTACGCAGGGTTATGGTGCGCCACCGCAGGGCTACGGTGCGCCACAGCAGGGTTATGGTGCGCCACCTCAGAGTGGGTACGGTTATAATGCGCCTCCGCAAACGGCGTCGTATGGGCAGGGGAGCGCGTACGGGTACGCGCCGaaagaggagaagaagaagagtaaGTTTGGGGGGATGGGAGCGGGATTGGCTGTGGGCGCGGTCGCTGGGGTTCTAGGTGGAGTCGCGCTTGTGGAGGGTGCTGAGTATCTGGAAGATAAGATTGCCGAAGATGCTGCGCAGAAGGTTGAGGAAGATCTTGGTTACGATGGAGATGACTTCTAG